The Cryptomeria japonica chromosome 2, Sugi_1.0, whole genome shotgun sequence region GCTGCGTTTGTTTTTATCTTGAGTGAGTTTAGCAAGTTGCACGCGATAGAAAAGTGTCTGCATCATATATTGCGTTTGAGATTTCAGCAAAATGATTATCAGTAAATGACAGGTGTTTGTGTTTAGTTATAACTTGACCAAATTGAAGTTAACAGCTGAAATATTTTCTTGTTTAAGTTCAATCTTAGGGGTATAACTGTATTAGACTTTCATACACTGTGACAAATAAATAGTTACAATATCATCTTCCGAGTTGGATTAATGATAGAGAACTGGTATTTTCGAGAGAAAGGTCATAAGTTCAAAACTCAAAGAAATTAAAGTATATTTACGTTTCAATTGCAGTACAGTTAGATGTCCTTCTATGAACTATGAAATAATTCCATATTCTGTAGATAAAAAAACATATGACCCTGTCTAATGGACTATAAAAGAATCCATTTTCATTTACATCCCAGCCACGGTCTACTGATAAGGAAGGAGCAATTGCAATAGTGATTGATGTGTATTTGTGTTGCTTTTACTCTACCATTGTGTAGTTGAATGAGATGACATCCTGAAGGTATTATTATAACCATATATCTATGATATGATTAGTAACTAGACTATTCAGGATAAACAAAAGTTTTTGTAATTATTTACTTGAAGTAGAATGAATCAGGATCACCCTGCTGTTTGTTGGGGTATGCCTCAACCCATTTTCTGTACTCCTCAGTCACTTTCAATCCATCTTCTGCAGTTAAATGTTTAGACCACTCCGGTTGGAATTCTGGAATCATGGTAGAATAGGATGCATACTCTTGCATCTTCTTTGTGCGCGGAATTCTCAACTCCTCGAACCTGTGATAACATATATAAGTTCAACCATTATGAAGATTATAAGCATGTTTTCACATTAATCTATACATAACTAAAATTAGATAAAATTTGTCTGATTgcatttcatttaaattttcaactaTTGAAAGACTTTTTCTATTCGTTTTTACTGCAATATGTAGTGATTGTCCATTTTTTAGGCAGTAATGGTTTTGAAACtgcaataatttattaaaaaaaggttggtttgtttttttcttttgtgttttgaagttgagTTTATTTTCTAGTGTTGGGGGAAAATCCTGTAATCTTTCATAGTGGGTTATATAACCAAATATACTGAAGCTCAGGTTCCAAACGTACAGAAAAAATTGTCCTAGGTGAGCACGTTCACAGCTAAAAGGTTTAGTTTGAAGATTTCAATGCAGATATAAGATTTGACTAATATTAATGACCTTTTAACAGCCTCTTGAATGCTTCCCTCTGAAAATGATGACCCACTTGCCAATTCAAGAAGAAGAGAGAGTTGATGCACATCTTCAAATGCGGACATTGCTCCTTGTCCAGGCCCAACAAACTGTGCATGTGCAGCTACATTCATGAACCATTGCTAATTAGTCCATCATATATAGTCATAAATACACAGCCTATACCTAATATAATGCTTTGAGTTTTGTTAGTGTTTAAGACTTAAGTACACCAAAATATGAAAAAAGCGAGGATTTTACTTAGCATGCCAAAAAAATCCCAGGATTCTTAGGAAATGGCTTTACCATCACCAATCAATAGGACATGTCCATCTGCATCACTCCATTTATTGAGTGGCAATCTATCCATTATCTTCCTTTCTGTTATGATCTCTTCACTGGTTGCCTCAATAGCATTTCGCAGATCATCCCATAACTCAATCCCGTCAAGTTGCTGTAAAGCACGATGTTTACAGCCAAGGCTTCCACGGGTTGTTCGTTCTGTTGAGACCGAGTCTGCTATACCCCCTATTTGGTCCAACTTTCGAAGTGACCAGATGGTATAATCTCCTGCATGATATTGAAATAATCCAATAAACTTCTTGTTGCTTTTAATTTAACTTGAAGTTTAACatctttttatattatatataacccCAACTAGACTGGTAATCCGCACAGTGGACACCTATATACCTAGCTATGAAACAACATATGTAGAACACATATTTGTTGATTCTGTACTCCCAACTTCCCATACGTGACTTTCCTTATTATTGTATGAAGGTTTTAAAACAACATTGTTTAGGGGCAGACACCTCTGTTACTATTATAGTACATCATGAATTGAGAAAATACTATAGCATTCTTAAGCAGACATAAGATTTCACTAAAATCAAAACTTGTGGATTGTTCATTCCTTGATTATTAATTTGTGTTAGATATTTGCAGATTCAATCAGTAAACCACCTTTGGTCAGAAAATGATCCATGTTGAATATGAAAAATGCCAGAAATTTGTTTTATGGTATCCATCAGTTGAGAGTTATAATTGATGTATCTAAGAAAGAAAGAAGCTTGACAAATGCCATATAAGTGCTATCAGGGACAACATAGTTAGCCTTTCTCTACAACACAGCAGTCTAAAATTTTCATGAATTAGCAGGGCATCCACATATACCTGTACTAGATGCGATGAAGGTGGTACTGGTCCTTTTTTCTCTTTGCATAATGAAATCTCCTTTATCAAGCCCATCAAACAGCCTACACAGCAGAAACCACATCATAATAAGCCAATAGATGTTTAGAACTATATCCAAACCTGATTATATGAAAGAGTTATTCTCACTGACTTGAGATGTGGATCATGGACTAATGCACTCCATGTTCGCATTTTCAGGTATCTGGGAGCATCCCCAACCATCTGTTTGCGAACAGCAGACCAAATCCCATCTGCCCCAATCAAAAGTTTGCAGGGAACCACCTTGATTCTATGATCTTCTGTACCCTCTTTGGGGCACCTAAAATAGGCCTCAACACCACCCTGCTTTGTGTTTCAAAAAATGTTAGGAGACTTATGAATCAGTTGGTACTAATGACAGTATTTCTATACCCTCTAAAATATATCAGATAAAGCATATTGAGAATATAATTAACAGAATTCTGTGTAGTGGGCCATAGTCTAGTAATAAGGCAGAGCAATGCTATAATGATTACTTGGGTTTAAGCTTTTCTGGGCACATGCTACACGTGAATGAGGCTACGTGTAAGCTTTGTGAATTTCAGCAGAATGCATACCACTGAAGGTTGGGGTTTCTAGGCAGAATGGGAATCTCAACTTGATAGTGCACTCTATAAAGGGTGAGGGTGACTCGGTGAGTGCCCACCAATTTACcgaattaaaaatataattagttCAATTATGCTCACCAAGCTTTAGGTACAGTGGTAAGGGTGGAGCAATATCATGACTGTAACTTGAGTTTAAGCCTGACTTGGAACATGTTTACCGGATGGACTTAAAAAGTGCTTTTTTTAATGGTTATCTTGATGgttatcttgatgaggaagtttgtgTTTCTCAATCTTAAGGTTTTGAAATTCTTTTCAAATAACATTTTGTTTACaaattgaagaaggctttgtatggtctAAAATAGGCACCCTAAACATGGTTCTTCAGAATTGATTCTTATCTTCAGAAAAAAGGTTTTTATAAAAAGTCGATCTAATCCTAATCTTTATATTAGACATTCTGGTGAGGATATTCTAATTGTTGTTCTATATGTAGATGATCCCATATACACTAAGAATTATTCTCCTTTGTTTTCTGAATTTAGAGCAACTATGGTTTCTGAATTTGAAATGATTTTAGACAGATTCATTACTTTCTTggttttgtttcaaaatttgaaatagatTAATTTTGGAGAGATGGTCTTTAAGTTTGGCAGCATACAGATGGTATATTTTTGTCTCACATGTAGGATAACAATCTCGTGGCCACACCCATGGAGGTTGGTGTGTTATCTGAATCTGATGATCCTCCTTTTGTAAGTCTCACTCTCTATATATAGTTAGCTGGAAGTTTGCTTTACTTGA contains the following coding sequences:
- the LOC131070564 gene encoding uncharacterized protein LOC131070564: MSSVSCNVDCDELESNAERAEEIGIGIVGGGLAGLALALALQERNIPCHVFETHPPSMSADTASIVGIGLNGIAALEGIKLGLTTYLAQTGAYSTKVKFVTFTDIGESTVQEFVPEKILILTWKSLHRVLDSFVSRSRISHSHKLLAYKPCKGGVEAYFRCPKEGTEDHRIKVVPCKLLIGADGIWSAVRKQMVGDAPRYLKMRTWSALVHDPHLKLFDGLDKGDFIMQREKRTSTTFIASSTGDYTIWSLRKLDQIGGIADSVSTERTTRGSLGCKHRALQQLDGIELWDDLRNAIEATSEEIITERKIMDRLPLNKWSDADGHVLLIGDAAHAQFVGPGQGAMSAFEDVHQLSLLLELASGSSFSEGSIQEAVKRFEELRIPRTKKMQEYASYSTMIPEFQPEWSKHLTAEDGLKVTEEYRKWVEAYPNKQQGDPDSFYFK